A stretch of Larus michahellis chromosome Z, bLarMic1.1, whole genome shotgun sequence DNA encodes these proteins:
- the LOC141736129 gene encoding uncharacterized protein LOC141736129 isoform X3 — translation MASCKLLWSDSPQGGGTTLLGTAYDYAFSYITGHLARWGISLEDLYIPVASIVTIFESLEYPSNVLIIVLLLLIFVGLFFFIGWICSRGKRPVETLPAPLTDTVPVETPWAPAADIAPVQTPPVPVTTTVPVQTTPNPATDTMPVQRPPVPATTTVSVQTLPSPAIGIAPVYTLPALPTDPDLVQTLLALMTRPAAATSAKSTLTLVMDDAADLQTQSEPVSVDPVHDRKSAVPADSDGQPGTLGDAVTEEVTRSLSLRDIRKDYSRQESEQVITWLLRCWNTGADSLDLDGREVKRLGPLARKSGIDRGLVRPPQSLTLWKRLLLRVRGRYPYRSNIMYRPSKWTTIERGIKNLREIAVWEMTFSDLGNLQTSLDSDALKITRPVWHKWLLSAPAAYVNALALFCWRHDEAPTVGEMGARMQRYAHSLLSAPQASVSVLKKSFGKASISAGDKRFPTKPVQEKQSTSRYTLWSTLRNQGENMRNWDGKPTSALQTWVRQLRSKTTKRGDSSRRSAAPVSSDQSLRRHSSRVQATVCFHLERGPVYLELIAPAVETQPYYLPWTDPDCTGEKGGAPEHLEYIDDINIQGNTAEVFEKGEKVIQILLEASFAIKQVFFRITQW, via the exons ATGGCATCTTGCAAATTGCTGTGGTCGGATTCACCTCAGGGTGGCGGGACCACTCTCTTAGGCACTGCGTATGATTACGCCTTCAGTTATATTACGGGCCATTTAGCAAGGTGGGGGATATCTCTTGAGGATTTGTATATTCCTGTGGCATCAATAGTAACAATTTTTGAGAGTTTGGAATACCCTTCAAATGTTTTGATCATCGTGCTTCTGTTGTTAATTTTTGTGGGCTTGTTCTTTTTCATTGGCTGGATCTGCAGTAGAGGGAAACGTCCTGTAGagaccctgccagcccccctgACAGACACTGTTCCTGTGGAGACGCCATGGGCCCCTGCGGCAGACATCGCCCCCGTGCAGACCCCACCGGTCCCTGTGACAACCACCGTACCGGTACAGACCACGCCGAACCCTGCAACTGACACCATGCCTGTGCAGAGACCGCCAGTCCCTGCGACAACCACTGTATCTGTGCAGACCCTGCCGAGCCCTGCGATAGGCATCGCGCCTGTGTACACCTTGCCAGCTCTCCCTACAGACCCTGATCTTGTCCAGACCCTGCTAGCTCTCATGACAAGACCTGCAGCTGCAACGAGTGCTAAATCTACTCTGACCTTGGTGATGGATGATGCAGCTGACCTACAGACTCAGTCAGAACCAGTATCAGTCGACCCTGTACATGACAGGAAAAGTGCAGTACCAGCAGATAGTGATGGTCAACCAGGAACATTAGGCGATGCAGTAACAGAGGAAGTGACTCGATCATTATCCCTACGAGACATACGTAAGGATTACAGCCGTCAGGAAAGCGAGCAAGTGATTACTTGGTTGCTCAGATGCTGGAATACTGGAGCCGATAGTTTGGACTTAGATGGCAGAGAAGTCAAACGTCTGGGACCATTGGCTAGAAAATCGGGTATTGACAGGGGCCTTGTAAGACCACCACAATCCCTCACCCTCTGGAAGCGACTCCTGTTACGCGTGAGGGGCAGGTATCCCTACAGGAGCAATATCATGTACCGCCCATCCAAGTGGACAACTATTGAGAGAGGCATTAAGAATCTGAGGGAAATAGCTGTGTGGGAGATGACTTTCAGTGATTTGGGCAACCTGCAGACATCATTAGATTCAGATGCACTCAAAATTACCAGACCTGTTTGGCACAAGTGGTTACTGAGTGCACCAGCAGCATATGTTAATGCATTGGCATTATTTTGCTGGAGACACGATGAGGCACCGACTGTGGGTGAGATGGGTGCTCGAATGCAACGTTATGCACATAGTCTTCTTTCTGCCCCACAGGCCAGTGTCTCAGTGCTGAAGAAATCATTTGGCAaggccagcatctcagctgggGACAAACGCTTCCCTACTAAACCTGTTCAAGAGAAGCAAAGCACATCACGATATACCCTGTGGTCTACCCTGCGTAATCAGGGAGAAAACATGAGGAACTGGGATGGAAAACCTACTTCAGCTTTACAGACTTGGGTACGTCAGTTGCGGAGTAAAACAACCAAAAGAGGGGATTCTTCCAGGAGAAGTGCTGCTCCAGTTTCCAGTGACCAATCACTCAGAAGGCACAG cagcagagtgcaagccacagtttgctttcacctggagaggggTCCAGTATACCTGGAATTGATTGCCCCAgcggtggaaacacagccctactatttgccatggactgatccagactgcactggagagaagggtggagctccagaacacctggaATACATTGACGACATCAACATAcagggtaatacagcagaagtttttgagaaaggggagaAAGTAATTCAAATCCTTCTGGAAGCCAGTTTTGCCATCAAAcaag tgtttttcaggataacacagtggtAA
- the LOC141736129 gene encoding uncharacterized protein LOC141736129 isoform X8 has protein sequence MPVQRPPVPATTTVSVQTLPSPAIGIAPVYTLPALPTDPDLVQTLLALMTRPAAATSAKSTLTLVMDDAADLQTQSEPVSVDPVHDRKSAVPADSDGQPGTLGDAVTEEVTRSLSLRDIRKDYSRQESEQVITWLLRCWNTGADSLDLDGREVKRLGPLARKSGIDRGLVRPPQSLTLWKRLLLRVRGRYPYRSNIMYRPSKWTTIERGIKNLREIAVWEMTFSDLGNLQTSLDSDALKITRPVWHKWLLSAPAAYVNALALFCWRHDEAPTVGEMGARMQRYAHSLLSAPQASVSVLKKSFGKASISAGDKRFPTKPVQEKQSTSRYTLWSTLRNQGENMRNWDGKPTSALQTWVRQLRSKTTKRGDSSRRSAAPVSSDQSLRRHSSRVQATVCFHLERGPVYLELIAPAVETQPYYLPWTDPDCTGEKGGAPEHLEYIDDINIQGNTAEVFEKGEKVIQILLEASFAIKQG, from the exons ATGCCTGTGCAGAGACCGCCAGTCCCTGCGACAACCACTGTATCTGTGCAGACCCTGCCGAGCCCTGCGATAGGCATCGCGCCTGTGTACACCTTGCCAGCTCTCCCTACAGACCCTGATCTTGTCCAGACCCTGCTAGCTCTCATGACAAGACCTGCAGCTGCAACGAGTGCTAAATCTACTCTGACCTTGGTGATGGATGATGCAGCTGACCTACAGACTCAGTCAGAACCAGTATCAGTCGACCCTGTACATGACAGGAAAAGTGCAGTACCAGCAGATAGTGATGGTCAACCAGGAACATTAGGCGATGCAGTAACAGAGGAAGTGACTCGATCATTATCCCTACGAGACATACGTAAGGATTACAGCCGTCAGGAAAGCGAGCAAGTGATTACTTGGTTGCTCAGATGCTGGAATACTGGAGCCGATAGTTTGGACTTAGATGGCAGAGAAGTCAAACGTCTGGGACCATTGGCTAGAAAATCGGGTATTGACAGGGGCCTTGTAAGACCACCACAATCCCTCACCCTCTGGAAGCGACTCCTGTTACGCGTGAGGGGCAGGTATCCCTACAGGAGCAATATCATGTACCGCCCATCCAAGTGGACAACTATTGAGAGAGGCATTAAGAATCTGAGGGAAATAGCTGTGTGGGAGATGACTTTCAGTGATTTGGGCAACCTGCAGACATCATTAGATTCAGATGCACTCAAAATTACCAGACCTGTTTGGCACAAGTGGTTACTGAGTGCACCAGCAGCATATGTTAATGCATTGGCATTATTTTGCTGGAGACACGATGAGGCACCGACTGTGGGTGAGATGGGTGCTCGAATGCAACGTTATGCACATAGTCTTCTTTCTGCCCCACAGGCCAGTGTCTCAGTGCTGAAGAAATCATTTGGCAaggccagcatctcagctgggGACAAACGCTTCCCTACTAAACCTGTTCAAGAGAAGCAAAGCACATCACGATATACCCTGTGGTCTACCCTGCGTAATCAGGGAGAAAACATGAGGAACTGGGATGGAAAACCTACTTCAGCTTTACAGACTTGGGTACGTCAGTTGCGGAGTAAAACAACCAAAAGAGGGGATTCTTCCAGGAGAAGTGCTGCTCCAGTTTCCAGTGACCAATCACTCAGAAGGCACAG cagcagagtgcaagccacagtttgctttcacctggagaggggTCCAGTATACCTGGAATTGATTGCCCCAgcggtggaaacacagccctactatttgccatggactgatccagactgcactggagagaagggtggagctccagaacacctggaATACATTGACGACATCAACATAcagggtaatacagcagaagtttttgagaaaggggagaAAGTAATTCAAATCCTTCTGGAAGCCAGTTTTGCCATCAAAcaag gataa
- the LOC141736129 gene encoding uncharacterized protein LOC141736129 isoform X4, whose protein sequence is MASCKLLWSDSPQGGGTTLLGTAYDYAFSYITGHLARWGISLEDLYIPVASIVTIFESLEYPSNVLIIVLLLLIFVGLFFFIGWICSRGKRPVETLPAPLTDTVPVETPWAPAADIAPVQTPPVPVTTTVPVQTTPNPATDTMPVQRPPVPATTTVSVQTLPSPAIGIAPVYTLPALPTDPDLVQTLLALMTRPAAATSAKSTLTLVMDDAADLQTQSEPVSVDPVHDRKSAVPADSDGQPGTLGDAVTEEVTRSLSLRDIRKDYSRQESEQVITWLLRCWNTGADSLDLDGREVKRLGPLARKSGIDRGLVRPPQSLTLWKRLLLRVRGRYPYRSNIMYRPSKWTTIERGIKNLREIAVWEMTFSDLGNLQTSLDSDALKITRPVWHKWLLSAPAAYVNALALFCWRHDEAPTVGEMGARMQRYAHSLLSAPQASVSVLKKSFGKASISAGDKRFPTKPVQEKQSTSRYTLWSTLRNQGENMRNWDGKPTSALQTWVRQLRSKTTKRGDSSRRSAAPVSSDQSLRRHSSRVQATVCFHLERGPVYLELIAPAVETQPYYLPWTDPDCTGEKGGAPEHLEYIDDINIQGNTAEVFEKGEKVIQILLEASFAIKQG, encoded by the exons ATGGCATCTTGCAAATTGCTGTGGTCGGATTCACCTCAGGGTGGCGGGACCACTCTCTTAGGCACTGCGTATGATTACGCCTTCAGTTATATTACGGGCCATTTAGCAAGGTGGGGGATATCTCTTGAGGATTTGTATATTCCTGTGGCATCAATAGTAACAATTTTTGAGAGTTTGGAATACCCTTCAAATGTTTTGATCATCGTGCTTCTGTTGTTAATTTTTGTGGGCTTGTTCTTTTTCATTGGCTGGATCTGCAGTAGAGGGAAACGTCCTGTAGagaccctgccagcccccctgACAGACACTGTTCCTGTGGAGACGCCATGGGCCCCTGCGGCAGACATCGCCCCCGTGCAGACCCCACCGGTCCCTGTGACAACCACCGTACCGGTACAGACCACGCCGAACCCTGCAACTGACACCATGCCTGTGCAGAGACCGCCAGTCCCTGCGACAACCACTGTATCTGTGCAGACCCTGCCGAGCCCTGCGATAGGCATCGCGCCTGTGTACACCTTGCCAGCTCTCCCTACAGACCCTGATCTTGTCCAGACCCTGCTAGCTCTCATGACAAGACCTGCAGCTGCAACGAGTGCTAAATCTACTCTGACCTTGGTGATGGATGATGCAGCTGACCTACAGACTCAGTCAGAACCAGTATCAGTCGACCCTGTACATGACAGGAAAAGTGCAGTACCAGCAGATAGTGATGGTCAACCAGGAACATTAGGCGATGCAGTAACAGAGGAAGTGACTCGATCATTATCCCTACGAGACATACGTAAGGATTACAGCCGTCAGGAAAGCGAGCAAGTGATTACTTGGTTGCTCAGATGCTGGAATACTGGAGCCGATAGTTTGGACTTAGATGGCAGAGAAGTCAAACGTCTGGGACCATTGGCTAGAAAATCGGGTATTGACAGGGGCCTTGTAAGACCACCACAATCCCTCACCCTCTGGAAGCGACTCCTGTTACGCGTGAGGGGCAGGTATCCCTACAGGAGCAATATCATGTACCGCCCATCCAAGTGGACAACTATTGAGAGAGGCATTAAGAATCTGAGGGAAATAGCTGTGTGGGAGATGACTTTCAGTGATTTGGGCAACCTGCAGACATCATTAGATTCAGATGCACTCAAAATTACCAGACCTGTTTGGCACAAGTGGTTACTGAGTGCACCAGCAGCATATGTTAATGCATTGGCATTATTTTGCTGGAGACACGATGAGGCACCGACTGTGGGTGAGATGGGTGCTCGAATGCAACGTTATGCACATAGTCTTCTTTCTGCCCCACAGGCCAGTGTCTCAGTGCTGAAGAAATCATTTGGCAaggccagcatctcagctgggGACAAACGCTTCCCTACTAAACCTGTTCAAGAGAAGCAAAGCACATCACGATATACCCTGTGGTCTACCCTGCGTAATCAGGGAGAAAACATGAGGAACTGGGATGGAAAACCTACTTCAGCTTTACAGACTTGGGTACGTCAGTTGCGGAGTAAAACAACCAAAAGAGGGGATTCTTCCAGGAGAAGTGCTGCTCCAGTTTCCAGTGACCAATCACTCAGAAGGCACAG cagcagagtgcaagccacagtttgctttcacctggagaggggTCCAGTATACCTGGAATTGATTGCCCCAgcggtggaaacacagccctactatttgccatggactgatccagactgcactggagagaagggtggagctccagaacacctggaATACATTGACGACATCAACATAcagggtaatacagcagaagtttttgagaaaggggagaAAGTAATTCAAATCCTTCTGGAAGCCAGTTTTGCCATCAAAcaag gataa
- the LOC141736129 gene encoding uncharacterized protein LOC141736129 isoform X7: MPVQRPPVPATTTVSVQTLPSPAIGIAPVYTLPALPTDPDLVQTLLALMTRPAAATSAKSTLTLVMDDAADLQTQSEPVSVDPVHDRKSAVPADSDGQPGTLGDAVTEEVTRSLSLRDIRKDYSRQESEQVITWLLRCWNTGADSLDLDGREVKRLGPLARKSGIDRGLVRPPQSLTLWKRLLLRVRGRYPYRSNIMYRPSKWTTIERGIKNLREIAVWEMTFSDLGNLQTSLDSDALKITRPVWHKWLLSAPAAYVNALALFCWRHDEAPTVGEMGARMQRYAHSLLSAPQASVSVLKKSFGKASISAGDKRFPTKPVQEKQSTSRYTLWSTLRNQGENMRNWDGKPTSALQTWVRQLRSKTTKRGDSSRRSAAPVSSDQSLRRHSSRVQATVCFHLERGPVYLELIAPAVETQPYYLPWTDPDCTGEKGGAPEHLEYIDDINIQGNTAEVFEKGEKVIQILLEASFAIKQGKVKGPAQEIQFLGIKWQDECCQIPMDVNVKDVLKLSKPKD; encoded by the exons ATGCCTGTGCAGAGACCGCCAGTCCCTGCGACAACCACTGTATCTGTGCAGACCCTGCCGAGCCCTGCGATAGGCATCGCGCCTGTGTACACCTTGCCAGCTCTCCCTACAGACCCTGATCTTGTCCAGACCCTGCTAGCTCTCATGACAAGACCTGCAGCTGCAACGAGTGCTAAATCTACTCTGACCTTGGTGATGGATGATGCAGCTGACCTACAGACTCAGTCAGAACCAGTATCAGTCGACCCTGTACATGACAGGAAAAGTGCAGTACCAGCAGATAGTGATGGTCAACCAGGAACATTAGGCGATGCAGTAACAGAGGAAGTGACTCGATCATTATCCCTACGAGACATACGTAAGGATTACAGCCGTCAGGAAAGCGAGCAAGTGATTACTTGGTTGCTCAGATGCTGGAATACTGGAGCCGATAGTTTGGACTTAGATGGCAGAGAAGTCAAACGTCTGGGACCATTGGCTAGAAAATCGGGTATTGACAGGGGCCTTGTAAGACCACCACAATCCCTCACCCTCTGGAAGCGACTCCTGTTACGCGTGAGGGGCAGGTATCCCTACAGGAGCAATATCATGTACCGCCCATCCAAGTGGACAACTATTGAGAGAGGCATTAAGAATCTGAGGGAAATAGCTGTGTGGGAGATGACTTTCAGTGATTTGGGCAACCTGCAGACATCATTAGATTCAGATGCACTCAAAATTACCAGACCTGTTTGGCACAAGTGGTTACTGAGTGCACCAGCAGCATATGTTAATGCATTGGCATTATTTTGCTGGAGACACGATGAGGCACCGACTGTGGGTGAGATGGGTGCTCGAATGCAACGTTATGCACATAGTCTTCTTTCTGCCCCACAGGCCAGTGTCTCAGTGCTGAAGAAATCATTTGGCAaggccagcatctcagctgggGACAAACGCTTCCCTACTAAACCTGTTCAAGAGAAGCAAAGCACATCACGATATACCCTGTGGTCTACCCTGCGTAATCAGGGAGAAAACATGAGGAACTGGGATGGAAAACCTACTTCAGCTTTACAGACTTGGGTACGTCAGTTGCGGAGTAAAACAACCAAAAGAGGGGATTCTTCCAGGAGAAGTGCTGCTCCAGTTTCCAGTGACCAATCACTCAGAAGGCACAG cagcagagtgcaagccacagtttgctttcacctggagaggggTCCAGTATACCTGGAATTGATTGCCCCAgcggtggaaacacagccctactatttgccatggactgatccagactgcactggagagaagggtggagctccagaacacctggaATACATTGACGACATCAACATAcagggtaatacagcagaagtttttgagaaaggggagaAAGTAATTCAAATCCTTCTGGAAGCCAGTTTTGCCATCAAAcaaggtaaggtcaagggacctgcacaggaaattcagtttttaggaattaagtggcaagatgagtgttgccagatcccaatggatgtgaatGTGAAAGACGTGCTGAAATTAAGCAAGCCAAAAGATTga
- the LOC141736129 gene encoding uncharacterized protein LOC141736129 isoform X1, whose amino-acid sequence MASCKLLWSDSPQGGGTTLLGTAYDYAFSYITGHLARWGISLEDLYIPVASIVTIFESLEYPSNVLIIVLLLLIFVGLFFFIGWICSRGKRPVETLPAPLTDTVPVETPWAPAADIAPVQTPPVPVTTTVPVQTTPNPATDTMPVQRPPVPATTTVSVQTLPSPAIGIAPVYTLPALPTDPDLVQTLLALMTRPAAATSAKSTLTLVMDDAADLQTQSEPVSVDPVHDRKSAVPADSDGQPGTLGDAVTEEVTRSLSLRDIRKDYSRQESEQVITWLLRCWNTGADSLDLDGREVKRLGPLARKSGIDRGLVRPPQSLTLWKRLLLRVRGRYPYRSNIMYRPSKWTTIERGIKNLREIAVWEMTFSDLGNLQTSLDSDALKITRPVWHKWLLSAPAAYVNALALFCWRHDEAPTVGEMGARMQRYAHSLLSAPQASVSVLKKSFGKASISAGDKRFPTKPVQEKQSTSRYTLWSTLRNQGENMRNWDGKPTSALQTWVRQLRSKTTKRGDSSRRSAAPVSSDQSLRRHSSRVQATVCFHLERGPVYLELIAPAVETQPYYLPWTDPDCTGEKGGAPEHLEYIDDINIQGNTAEVFEKGEKVIQILLEASFAIKQGKVKGPAQEIQFLGIKWQDECCQIPMDVNVKDVLKLSKPKD is encoded by the exons ATGGCATCTTGCAAATTGCTGTGGTCGGATTCACCTCAGGGTGGCGGGACCACTCTCTTAGGCACTGCGTATGATTACGCCTTCAGTTATATTACGGGCCATTTAGCAAGGTGGGGGATATCTCTTGAGGATTTGTATATTCCTGTGGCATCAATAGTAACAATTTTTGAGAGTTTGGAATACCCTTCAAATGTTTTGATCATCGTGCTTCTGTTGTTAATTTTTGTGGGCTTGTTCTTTTTCATTGGCTGGATCTGCAGTAGAGGGAAACGTCCTGTAGagaccctgccagcccccctgACAGACACTGTTCCTGTGGAGACGCCATGGGCCCCTGCGGCAGACATCGCCCCCGTGCAGACCCCACCGGTCCCTGTGACAACCACCGTACCGGTACAGACCACGCCGAACCCTGCAACTGACACCATGCCTGTGCAGAGACCGCCAGTCCCTGCGACAACCACTGTATCTGTGCAGACCCTGCCGAGCCCTGCGATAGGCATCGCGCCTGTGTACACCTTGCCAGCTCTCCCTACAGACCCTGATCTTGTCCAGACCCTGCTAGCTCTCATGACAAGACCTGCAGCTGCAACGAGTGCTAAATCTACTCTGACCTTGGTGATGGATGATGCAGCTGACCTACAGACTCAGTCAGAACCAGTATCAGTCGACCCTGTACATGACAGGAAAAGTGCAGTACCAGCAGATAGTGATGGTCAACCAGGAACATTAGGCGATGCAGTAACAGAGGAAGTGACTCGATCATTATCCCTACGAGACATACGTAAGGATTACAGCCGTCAGGAAAGCGAGCAAGTGATTACTTGGTTGCTCAGATGCTGGAATACTGGAGCCGATAGTTTGGACTTAGATGGCAGAGAAGTCAAACGTCTGGGACCATTGGCTAGAAAATCGGGTATTGACAGGGGCCTTGTAAGACCACCACAATCCCTCACCCTCTGGAAGCGACTCCTGTTACGCGTGAGGGGCAGGTATCCCTACAGGAGCAATATCATGTACCGCCCATCCAAGTGGACAACTATTGAGAGAGGCATTAAGAATCTGAGGGAAATAGCTGTGTGGGAGATGACTTTCAGTGATTTGGGCAACCTGCAGACATCATTAGATTCAGATGCACTCAAAATTACCAGACCTGTTTGGCACAAGTGGTTACTGAGTGCACCAGCAGCATATGTTAATGCATTGGCATTATTTTGCTGGAGACACGATGAGGCACCGACTGTGGGTGAGATGGGTGCTCGAATGCAACGTTATGCACATAGTCTTCTTTCTGCCCCACAGGCCAGTGTCTCAGTGCTGAAGAAATCATTTGGCAaggccagcatctcagctgggGACAAACGCTTCCCTACTAAACCTGTTCAAGAGAAGCAAAGCACATCACGATATACCCTGTGGTCTACCCTGCGTAATCAGGGAGAAAACATGAGGAACTGGGATGGAAAACCTACTTCAGCTTTACAGACTTGGGTACGTCAGTTGCGGAGTAAAACAACCAAAAGAGGGGATTCTTCCAGGAGAAGTGCTGCTCCAGTTTCCAGTGACCAATCACTCAGAAGGCACAG cagcagagtgcaagccacagtttgctttcacctggagaggggTCCAGTATACCTGGAATTGATTGCCCCAgcggtggaaacacagccctactatttgccatggactgatccagactgcactggagagaagggtggagctccagaacacctggaATACATTGACGACATCAACATAcagggtaatacagcagaagtttttgagaaaggggagaAAGTAATTCAAATCCTTCTGGAAGCCAGTTTTGCCATCAAAcaaggtaaggtcaagggacctgcacaggaaattcagtttttaggaattaagtggcaagatgagtgttgccagatcccaatggatgtgaatGTGAAAGACGTGCTGAAATTAAGCAAGCCAAAAGATTga
- the LOC141736129 gene encoding uncharacterized protein LOC141736129 isoform X2 yields the protein MASCKLLWSDSPQGGGTTLLGTAYDYAFSYITGHLARWGISLEDLYIPVASIVTIFESLEYPSNVLIIVLLLLIFVGLFFFIGWICSRGKRPVETLPAPLTDTVPVETPWAPAADIAPVQTPPVPVTTTVPVQTTPNPATDTMPVQRPPVPATTTVSVQTLPSPAIGIAPVYTLPALPTDPDLVQTLLALMTRPAAATSAKSTLTLVMDDAADLQTQSEPVSVDPVHDRKSAVPADSDGQPGTLGDAVTEEVTRSLSLRDIRKDYSRQESEQVITWLLRCWNTGADSLDLDGREVKRLGPLARKSGIDRGLVRPPQSLTLWKRLLLRVRGRYPYRSNIMYRPSKWTTIERGIKNLREIAVWEMTFSDLGNLQTSLDSDALKITRPVWHKWLLSAPAAYVNALALFCWRHDEAPTVGEMGARMQRYAHSLLSAPQASVSVLKKSFGKASISAGDKRFPTKPVQEKQSTSRYTLWSTLRNQGENMRNWDGKPTSALQTWVRQLRSKTTKRGDSSRRSAAPVSSDQSLRRHSRVQATVCFHLERGPVYLELIAPAVETQPYYLPWTDPDCTGEKGGAPEHLEYIDDINIQGNTAEVFEKGEKVIQILLEASFAIKQGKVKGPAQEIQFLGIKWQDECCQIPMDVNVKDVLKLSKPKD from the exons ATGGCATCTTGCAAATTGCTGTGGTCGGATTCACCTCAGGGTGGCGGGACCACTCTCTTAGGCACTGCGTATGATTACGCCTTCAGTTATATTACGGGCCATTTAGCAAGGTGGGGGATATCTCTTGAGGATTTGTATATTCCTGTGGCATCAATAGTAACAATTTTTGAGAGTTTGGAATACCCTTCAAATGTTTTGATCATCGTGCTTCTGTTGTTAATTTTTGTGGGCTTGTTCTTTTTCATTGGCTGGATCTGCAGTAGAGGGAAACGTCCTGTAGagaccctgccagcccccctgACAGACACTGTTCCTGTGGAGACGCCATGGGCCCCTGCGGCAGACATCGCCCCCGTGCAGACCCCACCGGTCCCTGTGACAACCACCGTACCGGTACAGACCACGCCGAACCCTGCAACTGACACCATGCCTGTGCAGAGACCGCCAGTCCCTGCGACAACCACTGTATCTGTGCAGACCCTGCCGAGCCCTGCGATAGGCATCGCGCCTGTGTACACCTTGCCAGCTCTCCCTACAGACCCTGATCTTGTCCAGACCCTGCTAGCTCTCATGACAAGACCTGCAGCTGCAACGAGTGCTAAATCTACTCTGACCTTGGTGATGGATGATGCAGCTGACCTACAGACTCAGTCAGAACCAGTATCAGTCGACCCTGTACATGACAGGAAAAGTGCAGTACCAGCAGATAGTGATGGTCAACCAGGAACATTAGGCGATGCAGTAACAGAGGAAGTGACTCGATCATTATCCCTACGAGACATACGTAAGGATTACAGCCGTCAGGAAAGCGAGCAAGTGATTACTTGGTTGCTCAGATGCTGGAATACTGGAGCCGATAGTTTGGACTTAGATGGCAGAGAAGTCAAACGTCTGGGACCATTGGCTAGAAAATCGGGTATTGACAGGGGCCTTGTAAGACCACCACAATCCCTCACCCTCTGGAAGCGACTCCTGTTACGCGTGAGGGGCAGGTATCCCTACAGGAGCAATATCATGTACCGCCCATCCAAGTGGACAACTATTGAGAGAGGCATTAAGAATCTGAGGGAAATAGCTGTGTGGGAGATGACTTTCAGTGATTTGGGCAACCTGCAGACATCATTAGATTCAGATGCACTCAAAATTACCAGACCTGTTTGGCACAAGTGGTTACTGAGTGCACCAGCAGCATATGTTAATGCATTGGCATTATTTTGCTGGAGACACGATGAGGCACCGACTGTGGGTGAGATGGGTGCTCGAATGCAACGTTATGCACATAGTCTTCTTTCTGCCCCACAGGCCAGTGTCTCAGTGCTGAAGAAATCATTTGGCAaggccagcatctcagctgggGACAAACGCTTCCCTACTAAACCTGTTCAAGAGAAGCAAAGCACATCACGATATACCCTGTGGTCTACCCTGCGTAATCAGGGAGAAAACATGAGGAACTGGGATGGAAAACCTACTTCAGCTTTACAGACTTGGGTACGTCAGTTGCGGAGTAAAACAACCAAAAGAGGGGATTCTTCCAGGAGAAGTGCTGCTCCAGTTTCCAGTGACCAATCACTCAGAAGGCACAG cagagtgcaagccacagtttgctttcacctggagaggggTCCAGTATACCTGGAATTGATTGCCCCAgcggtggaaacacagccctactatttgccatggactgatccagactgcactggagagaagggtggagctccagaacacctggaATACATTGACGACATCAACATAcagggtaatacagcagaagtttttgagaaaggggagaAAGTAATTCAAATCCTTCTGGAAGCCAGTTTTGCCATCAAAcaaggtaaggtcaagggacctgcacaggaaattcagtttttaggaattaagtggcaagatgagtgttgccagatcccaatggatgtgaatGTGAAAGACGTGCTGAAATTAAGCAAGCCAAAAGATTga